The nucleotide window GGCACCCACCACTGCGATCCTGTGTGGATCAAAGAGGTTTTTCAGGTTATATTGTCCCATGTGTTCTTCCTCGTATAAATTATCAAAAAAAGGATGCTTAAAAAGACTACCCACAATACTGCTGCCAATACTTTTTTATTGTATTTTCATTGAAAAGGGTTGAATGCAATGCTTTCATATCTTTTCTACTGCAAACGCCCTTACGATGGTGCCATCAAAAGGGCGTTCGAGGGCAAAGGTCTTATTTGACCAATATTTCTCTTGGTTTTGCTTCAAGTGCCTTGCGCAGTGTCAAAGACAGTACCCCTTCCTTCTTAATAAATTTTAATTTTTTGACAAAGCCTTTACCCCCAAAGTTTCAATCAACCGATTGATGTTTGTGGTTTTCAGGTTCATTCCCCCCTCGGACACCGGCAGCAGTATGATCCGTTTTCCTTCAAGCGCTTCGGCTATTTTCAATTTCACTATGATCTCGCCGCCTTCTCCTGCCAGGGCGTTGTTCATTTCCCGGATGCCTTTGGCTTCGGCAATCCCTTCTGCTTCAATGGCCTGGGCAAGAAGCTGCTGCTGCTCCTGGTAAACATCAGCCTCAATCTTGTCCTTAAGGTATTGGCCGTCAGCATCTGCAACCATCTTATTGACCTCGCCCCTGGCTTCTTCCAGTTTTCGCTTGTATTCTTCAAGTGCTGCGTGCTGGGCGGATTTGTTTTTCTCCACCTGCTGATCAGCCACTTTCTTGTCCTCTATTGCCTTTGTGTATTCCGCGTTGAACCGGTAGTCGTTGGTGAGCACTTTTTCCACAACAATTCCCATGGGTCCAAGGATTTTGTCCAATGCTGCTTTGGCCTTGTTAGACTGAGTTTCCCTGGCCTCTGCAACATAAAAGGCTTCTGTTTTAAGCTCCCCGAAAATATCCCTTGGTTTGCTTCTGGCAACGGTCCTGACAATGGTATCCCGCAAAATGGTATCGTCCCTTGCTACATACTGAAGAATATAAGGGGCCTTTGCGGCATCAATACGGTAGGCAATGATCACGTCAAGGCTGATATCATTTCCGTCGGTTGTTTTAAATAACAGGTCATCCTGACTTCTGCGGTCTCCACGGGTTTTGGAGAACGTCATCTCCAGATTCTGCAGCTTGGTGTCAAACACATGCCAATCATTGATAAACGGCAGAAAAAAATAGGTGGAACCCTGGGCATATACCCGGTTTTCCACGCCTTTGGGCGCAAACAGTCCGATTTTACGGCTCCTGACCCCCACCTCGGTTTCTCCTGTGGTATGAGGCATACAGCCGGTGAAAGTAAATAAAAGGATCAGGTATATGAATAAAATTAACAAGCGGTTCATTTTTCACCTCTCTTTCGAACGTCGAACAATTGAAGTGTATTGTTTAAATCCAATGGGTTGACCCCGTGAGCCCCGTCACTGGGAAGGATGATCAGATCAAGTCCCTTGTATGCCTGGGCCATCTTCAATCCCACCATACGATCTGAACCAATTCCTTTTAAGGCAGCATTTTTCAGACGCACCCGTTCGGCTTCGGCAAGCTTTACCAAAAGATCGGCATTGGCTTTAATGCTGCGGACATAGAGATCCTTTTCCGCGATTTTCCGGGTGACATACGCCTTTCCATTTTCCATTTCAACTGCAGCAATCACCATGCCTTCCTGCACAATCTTTTTGAGCTGCGCTTCTTCTTTTGCGGCTCGGGCGGCGGCTCGATTAGTAAAGACCATCTGGTCCTGGAGTTTTTTTGCCTCAATATTTTTCTGGATTTCCGGGCTGTATTTAAAATAACGCACCAGCACCTGATCCACCTCAATCCCCTTTAGATTTAATTCCATGTTGAGTTGGTACTTGGCTTCTTCAGCTTTTTTCACCCGCATGGGACTGTTGTAAAATTCTTCGGTTGTCAGCTTTCCCAGAGTCTCTTTCAAGGCAGGTTCGGCTTTGGGAATAATGCCGTTGTCTTCATACAGGGTTCCCGGACCTATGGTGGTAAACACAAGGTAGGGGTCCTTGATGTGGTAAAGCATGGACACATCCACATCTACAAAAAAACCATCCGAAGTCTGGATGTGTGCGGCCCTGTCTTTTCTGGCCCCACCTGCGGCGGTTTCGGGAAAATTGGTCAGTTCCAGTACCTGGATGCCTTTGGGCAGGCGATACATCTGCTGCAGGCCAAAAGGCATTACAAAGGTGAGTCCGGCATGATAAATCTGCTTTTGAACACCTCTGTTCAAGCCCACCCGTACCACTTTGATGCCATATTCATCCGGTTGTACATACACAAATAAAAATGCAAAGCATAGATACGCAATGGCAGCCAGTACAAGCAGAATTTTTAAGGCCTTTCCAGGACGTAGAAATTTTGATAATTTGCCACCTCCCTCTTTAATTTGCTTCATATAAATTGATAGGTTATCCGGCTGGATATTTATCATGGGGTGTTACTCCTTTTATAAAGATACCGTCTATGCAGGCGGTTTTTTTAATAAATATATCGTTCGCATATTTTCCTGTAATGATAGCCAAATATGGATAGAGTGATTGCGGTTGACATACACCTGGGTTTTCGAATCAACGTCCAAATGATGAGATACCAGTAATGAAAGCGCTCTTTACCGAAAACACCGAGCTTTACTGCTGAACGGAAAATGGATAAAAACCGCTGAAGATCCAAAGGCTCAACCACCTCAGGTGGTTTGAGTTCTTTTAACAGGGTTCGGACCCGCCGGTAGTAGTATTTGGGCGAATAAATTTGTTTCATGATCATTTGATACCCGTTCAAAAGCGTGTCCATTCCCATTTGCGGAAGAATATTGGTCGTGCCGTCCACATTATCTCCGGAAAATTGTTCTGACAAACGGTTCTGCCCTTGAAGCCGTTCAAAAAGCCGGGTTCCCGGAATGGCCTGGAGCATTCCAACCATTGCCGTCACAATCCCGCTTTTTTGAATAAATTCGATCTGTCGCTGAAAAATAGAGGGTTTATCACTGTCGAATCCCACAATGAAACCACCCATGACCTGCAGCCCTGATCGGTGGATAATGGAAACACTGTCCAGCAGATCTCTGTTTCTATTCTGGTTTTTTTGACATTCGCTCAAAGCAACCTCATCCGGGGACTCGATCCCGATAAACACAGAATCAAAACCGGCTTTTACCATCATGGATAAAAGTCTTTCATCATCTGCCAGGTTGATGGAAGATTCCGTAAAAAAAATGCACCCTTTTTTATCCTTTCGCCACAGGGCCAGGGCAGGCAGAAGTTGTTCTTTTAAAAACCGTTTGTTGCCGATAAAATTATCATCAACAAAGAAGATACTGCCCCGCCAGCCCAGCGAATAAATAATATCCAGTTCCAGAATGATCTGGTCTGTTGTTTTTAACCGGGGTTTGTGGCCGAACAGGGCTGTTACATTGCAAAAATCACAGTTGAACGGGCAGCCTCTGGAAAACTGGATATTCATGGATGCATATCGCTTGATATTTATTAGATTCCATAGCGGAAAAGGCGTTTGGGTAAGATCACAAAACCCTTCGGCCCTGTAAATTCTTTTGGGTTGATGATTTTCAAGGTCTGACAAAAAACTTGGCAATGTCAGTTCGGCTTCATCAAGGACCAGATGATCCACTGTCTTGAACGCATCCGGCTCCGATGTAAAAAGCGGTCCGCCTGCAACAATGGTTGCATTCAAGGACTTACACCGGTCTATGATCCGGCTGGTGGATTTGCGCTGAACCGCCATACCGCCGATGAAGACCAGGTCTGCCCATAAAATATCCTCGTCTTTCAAGCGGTCGACATTCATGTCCTTCAGACGTTTAGACCATTTTTCCGGTAACAGGGCTGCCACAGTGAGAAGCCCCAGTGGCGGAAACGCAGCTTTTTTCCCGATAAAACCAATAGCGTATGTAAACGACCAGAAGGTTTCGGGAAATTTCGGGTAAATCAGCAGGATATTCATCTTATTCTCCTCCTTGGGCCCTGGCCTCTTCAACAGCGGCCATTCCTTGAACACCGGCTTTGGTGTGAATCCGGACAATTGGCGGTTTTTGTAAAAGAGGTTTTGTTCCAAGCAAAACTCCGAATCGAAGCGATTTTAAATGACGGTTCAAATCTTTTTGGGTTGTCCATTCTTCCATTATACAAAAACTGTTTTTGTCTTTGATGTCACAAAAGATAGCGTAGCTTTTGCAGCCTTTTTCTTTTTTAACAGGTTCGATCAACGAAAGAAGGGTCTGTAAAAGTTCCATTTGCTTTTCGGCACGCACGTTTAGCGTTATTCTGACAACGATCATTACGATCACCTCATAAATTAGTGTTAATCTGTACTGGAAACCATTTTTTTTGATTTTGTTTCTCTTTTTGTGTCAGCTTTTCTTTTTTTTTGCTCTTCCCGCTTTCCTTTGTCTTTTTTTTCCTTGTCACCAATAATTGCCTCTTTTCTTTAAAGTGTTAATCTGTTTGTCTCTGTCACAGACGGTTTTGATAATTTTTATTTTTTCGGCCGTTTGCGTTTTTTTCATACCGGCTGAATCTGAACGCTGTCAGGCGCGGTGACCGGCTTGATGTCGAATGATTTGACCAGCGTTCCCAATATATTCTCAGACAAGAAAGCAGGAGCAGATAATCCCGGCAGGATGTCAGCCACATTCAAAACCGCGTTTTCAGCAAGACCAACCATGACCTCGCCTTGCACTTTGTCTTCCAAAAATCCGGGCAGGGAAAGCGATTTGTCAATTAAAGGCTGGAAGCTGAATCCGGAAATATGATGAATACCAGGCCAGCCAACCATTCCCGATGTAAAAATATTGTTTTGGATTGTTTTTTTGGGCCTTTGACTGCAACGGGTGGTCATTAATATTGCTCCCGGAAAAGTTGAGAAGTCCGATATCTGTTTTAGCCGGTCGACACCAAACTGACCGAAAAAATGGCTGAATTTTTTTAGTTTGGGGTATGCATGGGCACAAAGCATCTCTCCGTGAGTATAGACTGTGATTCCTTTTTCTTGAGTCTGTTTGAGAAGATGCTCAAGATTTTTGAGATCATAACCTGATACAAGGATTGCTTTACCTTTCTTAACCCCAAACTGTACTTTTGTCGGAATCGGACGCCCATAGGCTTGTATCATGCCTGAATTGAGCATCTCTACTGCCATTAGAACGATTTTTCCGCATTTAAGTGAAAGCTTAACCCCGTCCTCAAGGGTCAAGTCTGTCCGTTGAACAGCGGCTAATCCTTCATGAATAAATGCATAAACACGATCATCTTCCTGATCAATTCTAAGGGCGTGATCCGCATAGGCACTCAGCCATTTTATCCCGTATAGAGCGGTTTGCTTGAGCAATGCAATATCCGGTGTATCTGACCGGTAATTTTGCATCCCGACCGATTCTCCTATTTTGATCATTTT belongs to Desulfobacula toluolica Tol2 and includes:
- a CDS encoding prohibitin family protein; protein product: MNRLLILFIYLILLFTFTGCMPHTTGETEVGVRSRKIGLFAPKGVENRVYAQGSTYFFLPFINDWHVFDTKLQNLEMTFSKTRGDRRSQDDLLFKTTDGNDISLDVIIAYRIDAAKAPYILQYVARDDTILRDTIVRTVARSKPRDIFGELKTEAFYVAEARETQSNKAKAALDKILGPMGIVVEKVLTNDYRFNAEYTKAIEDKKVADQQVEKNKSAQHAALEEYKRKLEEARGEVNKMVADADGQYLKDKIEADVYQEQQQLLAQAIEAEGIAEAKGIREMNNALAGEGGEIIVKLKIAEALEGKRIILLPVSEGGMNLKTTNINRLIETLGVKALSKN
- a CDS encoding SPFH domain-containing protein: MINIQPDNLSIYMKQIKEGGGKLSKFLRPGKALKILLVLAAIAYLCFAFLFVYVQPDEYGIKVVRVGLNRGVQKQIYHAGLTFVMPFGLQQMYRLPKGIQVLELTNFPETAAGGARKDRAAHIQTSDGFFVDVDVSMLYHIKDPYLVFTTIGPGTLYEDNGIIPKAEPALKETLGKLTTEEFYNSPMRVKKAEEAKYQLNMELNLKGIEVDQVLVRYFKYSPEIQKNIEAKKLQDQMVFTNRAAARAAKEEAQLKKIVQEGMVIAAVEMENGKAYVTRKIAEKDLYVRSIKANADLLVKLAEAERVRLKNAALKGIGSDRMVGLKMAQAYKGLDLIILPSDGAHGVNPLDLNNTLQLFDVRKRGEK
- a CDS encoding B12-binding domain-containing radical SAM protein, whose amino-acid sequence is MNILLIYPKFPETFWSFTYAIGFIGKKAAFPPLGLLTVAALLPEKWSKRLKDMNVDRLKDEDILWADLVFIGGMAVQRKSTSRIIDRCKSLNATIVAGGPLFTSEPDAFKTVDHLVLDEAELTLPSFLSDLENHQPKRIYRAEGFCDLTQTPFPLWNLINIKRYASMNIQFSRGCPFNCDFCNVTALFGHKPRLKTTDQIILELDIIYSLGWRGSIFFVDDNFIGNKRFLKEQLLPALALWRKDKKGCIFFTESSINLADDERLLSMMVKAGFDSVFIGIESPDEVALSECQKNQNRNRDLLDSVSIIHRSGLQVMGGFIVGFDSDKPSIFQRQIEFIQKSGIVTAMVGMLQAIPGTRLFERLQGQNRLSEQFSGDNVDGTTNILPQMGMDTLLNGYQMIMKQIYSPKYYYRRVRTLLKELKPPEVVEPLDLQRFLSIFRSAVKLGVFGKERFHYWYLIIWTLIRKPRCMSTAITLSIFGYHYRKICERYIY
- a CDS encoding putative quinol monooxygenase codes for the protein MIVVRITLNVRAEKQMELLQTLLSLIEPVKKEKGCKSYAIFCDIKDKNSFCIMEEWTTQKDLNRHLKSLRFGVLLGTKPLLQKPPIVRIHTKAGVQGMAAVEEARAQGGE
- a CDS encoding hydroxylamine reductase (hybrid cluster protein) Hcp, giving the protein MKQTDQKYNCDVCGSQIEVLRGGEGNLMCCGENMKLVMEQAVDNDMVKKVPIFDMMKIRPVSDVAGTAPLIAEKPNVTALKDLLIYVLTGLSQVVLFGQKSDITDHRINRFTVKALFSTLTDVNYDPDRFFKLIHEAVLLRDTLKLKIRTNLIEGFLPDGPARFMPSSGLEKMIKIGESVGMQNYRSDTPDIALLKQTALYGIKWLSAYADHALRIDQEDDRVYAFIHEGLAAVQRTDLTLEDGVKLSLKCGKIVLMAVEMLNSGMIQAYGRPIPTKVQFGVKKGKAILVSGYDLKNLEHLLKQTQEKGITVYTHGEMLCAHAYPKLKKFSHFFGQFGVDRLKQISDFSTFPGAILMTTRCSQRPKKTIQNNIFTSGMVGWPGIHHISGFSFQPLIDKSLSLPGFLEDKVQGEVMVGLAENAVLNVADILPGLSAPAFLSENILGTLVKSFDIKPVTAPDSVQIQPV